In a single window of the Massilia oculi genome:
- a CDS encoding D-alanine--D-alanine ligase — protein sequence MTTTPTLDAVAFGKVGVLFGGRSAEREISLISGNGVLQALKSRGIDAHAFDPGTQSLAELAAQAFDRVFIALHGRYGEDGSLQGALELLGIPYTGSGVMASSVGMDKITTKKIWLQENVPTPRYVTIGLDTDLDAVVAELGLPLIVKPPLEGSSIGITKVTQAGQLKEAVALVTSMDESVLAEEFVTGREFTVAVLGHGAAARALPIVEIVAPEGKYDYQNKYFTDDTQYHCPAPLPEQLTHEIQRHAVNAYRALGCEGWGRVDVLVRESDMRPFLLEVNTSPGMTTHSLVPMAARAVGIDYEDLCIEILRSARLKMGRKAKG from the coding sequence GTGACCACCACTCCTACCCTTGATGCAGTTGCTTTCGGCAAGGTCGGCGTGCTGTTCGGCGGACGTTCCGCCGAGCGCGAGATCTCGCTCATTTCCGGCAACGGCGTGCTGCAGGCCCTGAAAAGCCGCGGTATCGACGCCCATGCCTTCGACCCGGGCACGCAAAGCCTGGCCGAACTGGCCGCGCAAGCATTCGACCGCGTGTTCATCGCGCTGCACGGCCGCTACGGCGAAGACGGCAGCCTGCAGGGCGCCCTCGAACTGCTCGGCATTCCCTACACCGGCAGCGGCGTGATGGCGTCCAGCGTCGGCATGGACAAGATCACCACCAAGAAGATCTGGCTGCAAGAGAATGTGCCGACCCCGCGCTACGTGACGATCGGGCTCGATACCGACCTGGATGCGGTGGTGGCCGAACTGGGCCTGCCGCTGATCGTCAAGCCGCCGCTCGAAGGCTCGAGCATCGGCATCACCAAGGTCACGCAAGCCGGCCAGCTGAAGGAAGCGGTCGCGCTGGTGACCAGCATGGACGAGTCGGTGCTGGCCGAGGAATTCGTCACCGGCCGCGAGTTCACCGTCGCCGTGCTGGGACATGGCGCAGCGGCCCGTGCGCTGCCGATCGTCGAGATCGTGGCCCCGGAAGGCAAGTACGACTACCAGAACAAGTACTTCACCGACGACACCCAGTACCACTGCCCGGCGCCGCTCCCGGAGCAGCTGACCCACGAGATCCAGCGCCATGCGGTGAACGCCTACCGCGCCCTGGGCTGCGAAGGCTGGGGCCGGGTCGACGTGCTGGTGCGCGAGAGCGATATGCGCCCCTTCCTGCTGGAGGTGAATACCTCGCCCGGCATGACGACCCATTCGCTGGTGCCGATGGCGGCGCGCGCGGTCGGCATCGACTATGAAGACCTGTGCATCGAGATCCTGCGTTCGGCGCGGCTCAAGATGGGCCGGAAGGCCAAAGGATAA
- a CDS encoding cell division protein FtsQ/DivIB: MWHDVRALNATASFLTAVTVLAALISGVWWLSQRPMFSLGSVTVESMYGIELKHVNELTVRNGVLGKIRGNFFTADLEQVRATFETVPWVRRATVRREWPNALVVEVEEHEALGTWGEDGRLLSVKGDVFTANVAETEDEQALPAFDGPVGSEKEVLARFNELRTAFAQVELVPQELSLSNRYAWTVKLDNGMSVALGREQDRNTLRKRVQRLVGVYPQLVARLQEGRIDTIDMRYPNGLALSSAALTVPLDATKPVKAAKKPKESTKPATPNKTTKQI, from the coding sequence ATGTGGCATGACGTCCGGGCCCTCAACGCGACCGCCAGTTTCCTGACGGCGGTGACGGTGCTCGCCGCCCTGATCTCGGGCGTGTGGTGGCTGTCGCAGCGCCCGATGTTCTCGCTCGGGTCGGTGACGGTGGAGAGCATGTACGGGATCGAGCTGAAGCACGTGAACGAACTCACCGTCCGCAACGGCGTGCTCGGCAAGATCCGCGGCAACTTCTTCACCGCCGACCTGGAACAGGTGCGCGCGACCTTCGAGACCGTGCCCTGGGTGCGCCGCGCCACCGTGCGCCGCGAGTGGCCCAATGCGCTGGTGGTCGAGGTCGAGGAACACGAGGCCCTCGGCACCTGGGGCGAGGACGGCCGCCTGCTGTCGGTGAAGGGCGACGTCTTCACCGCCAACGTGGCCGAGACCGAGGATGAACAGGCGCTGCCGGCTTTCGACGGTCCGGTCGGCAGCGAGAAGGAAGTGCTGGCCCGCTTCAACGAATTGCGCACGGCATTCGCGCAGGTGGAGCTGGTGCCGCAGGAGCTGTCGCTGTCCAACCGGTATGCCTGGACCGTGAAGCTGGACAACGGCATGAGCGTCGCACTGGGACGCGAGCAGGACCGCAACACGCTACGAAAACGCGTGCAGCGCCTGGTCGGCGTCTATCCGCAGCTGGTGGCCCGGCTGCAGGAGGGCCGTATCGACACCATCGATATGCGCTATCCGAACGGACTGGCCCTGTCGTCGGCGGCACTGACCGTGCCGCTCGATGCGACCAAGCCGGTCAAGGCGGCGAAGAAGCCAAAAGAATCAACAAAACCCGCAACACCCAATAAAACAACCAAGCAAATCTGA
- the mraY gene encoding phospho-N-acetylmuramoyl-pentapeptide-transferase gives MLLWLAQYFQDYIGPLRVFNYITFRAVFATITAITIGLVAGPVVIRKLTELKVGQAVRTYGPQSHLTKHGTPTMGGVLVLIAIGISTLLWCDLSNRLIWPVLVVTFGFGAVGWVDDYRKVVYKDPEGMRSGEKYFWMSLVGITSALYLAFALSAASPWEAMGLFYAWVQSGFSMDLPPKADLIVPFFKSISYPLGVWGFIALTYCVIVGSSNAVNFTDGLDGLAIMPTVMVGGALGLFAYLTGSVTFSKYLLIPYIPGAGELLIFCGAMAGAGLAFLWFNAHPAQMFMGDVGALALGGALGTIAVIVRQEIVLFIMGGIFVAETLSVIIQVSYFKYTKKRYGTGRRVFLMAPLHHHFEQKGWKETKVVVRFWIVTMVLILVGLSTLKLR, from the coding sequence ATGCTTCTCTGGCTCGCACAATACTTCCAGGACTATATCGGTCCTCTGCGCGTGTTCAACTACATCACGTTCCGCGCGGTGTTCGCCACCATCACCGCCATCACGATCGGCCTGGTCGCCGGCCCTGTCGTCATCCGCAAGCTGACCGAACTGAAGGTCGGCCAGGCGGTGCGCACCTATGGTCCGCAAAGCCACCTGACCAAGCACGGCACCCCGACCATGGGCGGCGTGCTGGTGCTGATCGCGATCGGCATCTCGACCCTGCTGTGGTGCGACCTGTCGAACCGCCTGATCTGGCCGGTGCTGGTGGTGACCTTCGGCTTCGGCGCCGTGGGCTGGGTCGACGACTACCGCAAGGTCGTCTATAAAGACCCGGAAGGCATGCGCTCGGGCGAGAAATACTTCTGGATGTCGCTGGTCGGCATCACGTCGGCGCTGTACCTGGCGTTCGCGCTGTCGGCCGCTTCGCCATGGGAAGCGATGGGGCTGTTCTATGCATGGGTGCAGTCGGGCTTCTCGATGGACCTACCGCCCAAGGCCGACCTGATCGTCCCGTTCTTCAAGAGCATCAGCTACCCGCTGGGCGTGTGGGGCTTCATCGCCTTGACGTATTGCGTGATCGTCGGCTCGTCCAACGCCGTGAACTTCACCGACGGCCTCGATGGCCTGGCCATCATGCCGACCGTGATGGTGGGCGGCGCCCTGGGCCTGTTCGCCTACCTGACCGGCAGCGTGACGTTCTCCAAATACCTGCTGATCCCGTACATCCCGGGCGCGGGCGAACTGTTGATCTTCTGCGGCGCGATGGCCGGCGCAGGCCTGGCCTTCCTGTGGTTTAACGCGCACCCGGCCCAGATGTTCATGGGCGACGTCGGCGCGCTGGCGCTGGGCGGCGCGCTCGGCACCATCGCCGTCATCGTGCGCCAGGAAATCGTGCTGTTCATCATGGGCGGCATCTTCGTGGCCGAGACCCTGTCGGTGATCATCCAGGTCAGCTATTTCAAATATACGAAGAAACGCTACGGCACCGGACGCCGCGTCTTCCTGATGGCGCCGCTGCACCACCATTTCGAACAAAAGGGCTGGAAGGAGACCAAGGTCGTGGTCCGCTTCTGGATCGTGACCATGGTGCTGATCCTGGTCGGCCTCTCGACGCTGAAACTGCGCTGA
- the murD gene encoding UDP-N-acetylmuramoyl-L-alanine--D-glutamate ligase has product MNYDGKHALVLGLGESGLAMAQWLARAGARVRVADTRDAPQRLAALRAAVPDAEFVAGDAVQGVFNAALLDGVDFVAVSPGLAPNRELAEIVPAAAERRIPVWGEIELFAQALAHLRETSGYTPKVIAITGTNGKTTVTSLTGLLCRRAGLATRVAGNISPAALDVLRETIDANDLPQAWVLELSSFQLHTTFSLQADAATVLNLSQDHLDWHGSMDAYAADKARIFGAGTVRVLNRDDARVMRMTAVDTPAYTFGTDEPLEADSFGLLEERGVLWLANAVPGEEIEKKRKKGEVPEPVDAIVNRLMPADALKIRGLHNASNALAALALCRACGLPLAPLLHGLREYAGEPHRVELVATIDGVDYYDDSKGTNVGATVAALTGLGKAFTGADQQILLIAGGDGKGQDFAPLAQPVADHVRAVLLIGRDAPGVRAAIEPTGVPAFDLDDLPQAVRRAAGLARAGDAVLLSPACASLDMFTNYAHRAQVFVDTVREIALDKGQEI; this is encoded by the coding sequence ATGAACTACGACGGCAAACACGCATTGGTACTGGGCCTGGGCGAATCCGGGCTGGCGATGGCGCAATGGCTGGCGCGGGCCGGCGCACGCGTGCGCGTGGCCGATACACGCGATGCACCCCAGCGCCTGGCGGCGCTGCGCGCGGCCGTGCCTGACGCCGAATTCGTCGCGGGCGACGCAGTTCAAGGCGTATTCAATGCCGCGCTGCTCGACGGCGTCGACTTCGTCGCCGTCAGCCCGGGCCTGGCGCCCAATCGCGAGCTGGCCGAGATCGTGCCCGCCGCCGCCGAGCGCCGCATTCCGGTGTGGGGCGAGATCGAGCTGTTCGCCCAGGCGCTGGCGCACCTGCGCGAGACGAGCGGCTACACGCCCAAGGTCATCGCGATCACCGGCACCAACGGCAAGACCACGGTGACCAGCCTGACCGGCCTGCTGTGCCGCCGCGCGGGCCTTGCCACGCGCGTGGCCGGCAACATCAGCCCGGCCGCGCTGGACGTGCTGCGTGAAACGATCGATGCGAATGACTTGCCGCAGGCCTGGGTGCTGGAACTGTCCAGCTTCCAGCTGCACACCACCTTCAGCCTGCAGGCCGACGCCGCCACGGTGCTGAACCTGAGCCAGGACCACCTGGACTGGCACGGCAGCATGGACGCCTATGCGGCGGACAAGGCACGCATCTTCGGCGCCGGCACCGTCCGCGTGCTCAACCGCGACGATGCGCGCGTGATGCGCATGACGGCGGTCGATACCCCTGCTTATACCTTCGGCACCGATGAACCGCTCGAGGCCGACAGCTTCGGCCTGCTCGAAGAGCGCGGCGTGCTGTGGCTGGCCAATGCCGTGCCGGGCGAAGAGATCGAGAAGAAACGCAAGAAAGGTGAAGTGCCCGAGCCGGTCGACGCCATCGTCAACCGCCTGATGCCGGCCGACGCCCTGAAAATCCGTGGCCTGCACAATGCCTCGAACGCGCTGGCGGCGCTGGCCCTGTGCCGCGCCTGCGGCCTGCCGCTGGCGCCGCTGCTGCATGGCCTGCGCGAATACGCGGGCGAGCCGCATCGCGTTGAACTGGTCGCCACCATCGACGGCGTCGACTACTACGACGACAGCAAGGGCACCAATGTGGGCGCCACCGTGGCCGCCTTGACCGGCCTGGGCAAGGCTTTCACCGGCGCGGACCAGCAGATCCTGCTCATCGCCGGCGGCGACGGCAAGGGCCAGGACTTCGCTCCACTGGCGCAGCCGGTCGCGGATCATGTGCGCGCCGTGCTGCTGATCGGCCGCGACGCACCAGGCGTGCGGGCCGCCATCGAGCCGACCGGCGTGCCGGCCTTCGACCTGGACGACTTGCCGCAGGCGGTGCGCCGCGCCGCCGGCCTGGCGCGCGCCGGCGATGCCGTGCTGCTGTCGCCGGCCTGCGCCAGCCTCGACATGTTCACCAATTACGCGCACCGCGCGCAGGTGTTCGTCGACACGGTGCGCGAGATCGCACTGGACAAGGGACAGGAGATCTGA
- a CDS encoding UDP-N-acetylmuramoyl-tripeptide--D-alanyl-D-alanine ligase, with translation MRGSLQQLVEAIPGARLVGTDASFEGISLDSRKVEAGALFVALVGETFDAHDFLDQVVARNVAAVVVSRLPEGWTLPAIIVPDTLVALGRIAHAWRAQFQIPVIGVTGSNGKTTVKEMIAAILAAAVGEDARLATQGNLNNEIGVPLTLFRLDASHRAAVVELGMNHPGEIGRLSAIATPTVGLVNNAQREHQEFMHTVEAVARENGAVLQALSNDGVAVFPGDDTYTDLWRGLAACEVITFGLSDACDVRASYTSNGFGSDLQVTARGAQFSIKLAAAGEHNVRNALAAIACALGAGIDQAAIVRGLESFAPVGGRLQRKTAANGATVIDDTYNANPDSMRAAIDVLAACPAPRILVVGDMGEVGAQGKEFHEEIGAYAATRGIETVLATGELARHLVVSGARHYEQFDELLAALDEKLGGNTNSTVLVKGSRFMKMERVVQHLTGSTTIGKGAH, from the coding sequence ATGCGAGGATCGTTGCAACAACTGGTCGAGGCGATTCCGGGTGCGCGCCTGGTCGGCACGGACGCGTCCTTCGAGGGCATATCGCTTGATTCCCGCAAGGTGGAAGCGGGCGCGCTGTTCGTCGCGTTGGTCGGCGAGACCTTCGACGCCCATGATTTCCTGGACCAGGTCGTTGCGCGCAATGTCGCCGCGGTCGTCGTGTCGCGCCTGCCGGAAGGCTGGACCCTGCCGGCGATCATCGTGCCGGACACGCTGGTGGCGCTGGGCCGCATCGCCCACGCCTGGCGTGCGCAGTTCCAGATTCCCGTGATCGGCGTCACCGGCAGCAATGGCAAGACGACGGTCAAGGAAATGATCGCGGCCATCCTGGCGGCCGCCGTCGGCGAAGATGCGCGGCTGGCGACCCAGGGCAACCTGAACAACGAGATCGGCGTGCCGTTGACCCTGTTCCGTCTCGACGCTTCTCACCGCGCCGCGGTGGTGGAGCTGGGCATGAACCATCCGGGCGAGATCGGCCGGCTGAGCGCGATCGCGACGCCGACCGTCGGCCTGGTGAACAACGCCCAGCGCGAGCACCAGGAATTCATGCACACCGTGGAAGCGGTGGCGCGCGAGAACGGCGCGGTGCTGCAGGCGCTGTCGAACGACGGCGTGGCGGTGTTCCCGGGCGACGATACCTACACCGACCTGTGGCGCGGCCTGGCCGCCTGCGAGGTCATCACCTTCGGCCTGTCGGACGCCTGCGATGTGCGCGCCAGCTACACCAGCAATGGTTTCGGCAGCGACCTGCAGGTGACGGCGCGCGGTGCGCAATTTAGCATCAAGCTGGCAGCCGCCGGCGAACACAATGTACGCAACGCGTTGGCGGCGATCGCCTGCGCGCTCGGCGCCGGCATCGACCAGGCCGCCATCGTGCGCGGCCTGGAGAGCTTCGCACCGGTCGGCGGCCGCTTGCAGCGCAAGACCGCTGCAAACGGCGCGACCGTCATCGACGACACCTATAACGCGAACCCCGATTCGATGCGGGCCGCGATCGACGTGCTGGCTGCCTGCCCGGCGCCGCGCATCCTGGTGGTGGGCGATATGGGCGAAGTCGGCGCGCAAGGAAAAGAGTTTCACGAAGAAATCGGTGCTTACGCAGCTACGCGTGGCATCGAGACCGTGCTCGCGACGGGCGAGCTGGCGCGCCACCTGGTCGTGTCGGGAGCGCGGCATTACGAGCAGTTCGACGAATTATTGGCAGCACTGGATGAAAAACTGGGCGGCAATACCAATTCGACTGTGCTGGTGAAGGGCTCGCGCTTCATGAAGATGGAGCGCGTAGTCCAGCACCTGACCGGATCAACCACCATTGGCAAGGGCGCCCACTAA
- the murG gene encoding undecaprenyldiphospho-muramoylpentapeptide beta-N-acetylglucosaminyltransferase, with protein MKISNTKRLMIMAAGTGGHIFPGIAIAQTMRARGWEVSWLGTAHGMETELVPKAGIPMDTIDFAGLRGKGLGHTVKGAFKMAASFITCRRHLGNRRPDVVLGMGGYVTVPGGLMARARGIPLALVNADAALLLSNKTLAPVAQRVLFGFPADFGKAAGKAVVTGNPVRQQILDLPVPGERFAGRSGPLRVLVVGGSLGAKVLNDSVPAALALIDPALRPIVTHQSGKKNIDALRASYLQAGVNANVVDFIDDMAAAYANADLVICRAGAITVSELTAAGVASVLVPFVASTTSHQRDNAEWMDKQGAAVHLAQGILDPQRLASLLQDTTRERCLAMAQAARGVGKRDANEAIARELEQLAEAGRA; from the coding sequence ATGAAGATCAGCAACACCAAGCGTTTGATGATCATGGCTGCAGGAACGGGCGGCCACATCTTCCCCGGCATCGCGATCGCGCAGACCATGCGCGCGCGCGGCTGGGAAGTGAGCTGGCTGGGCACGGCCCACGGCATGGAAACGGAGCTGGTGCCCAAGGCCGGCATCCCGATGGACACCATCGACTTCGCCGGCCTGCGCGGCAAGGGCCTGGGCCACACCGTCAAGGGCGCCTTCAAGATGGCGGCCAGTTTCATCACCTGCCGCCGCCATCTCGGCAACCGTCGTCCCGACGTGGTGCTGGGCATGGGCGGCTACGTCACGGTTCCGGGCGGATTGATGGCGCGTGCGCGCGGCATCCCGCTGGCGCTGGTGAACGCCGACGCCGCGCTGCTGTTGTCGAACAAGACGCTGGCGCCGGTCGCGCAGCGTGTGCTGTTCGGCTTCCCGGCGGACTTCGGCAAGGCGGCCGGCAAGGCGGTGGTCACCGGCAACCCGGTGCGCCAGCAAATCCTCGACCTGCCCGTGCCGGGCGAACGCTTCGCCGGCCGCAGCGGTCCGCTGCGCGTGCTGGTCGTGGGCGGCAGCCTGGGCGCGAAAGTCCTGAACGACAGCGTGCCGGCGGCCCTGGCCCTGATCGACCCGGCCCTGCGCCCGATCGTGACCCACCAGTCGGGCAAGAAGAATATCGATGCGCTGCGCGCGTCTTATTTGCAGGCAGGTGTCAACGCAAACGTGGTCGACTTCATTGATGACATGGCCGCCGCTTACGCGAACGCCGACCTGGTGATCTGCCGCGCCGGCGCGATCACGGTGTCGGAACTGACGGCGGCCGGCGTGGCCAGCGTGCTGGTGCCGTTCGTCGCCAGCACCACCAGCCACCAGCGCGACAACGCGGAGTGGATGGACAAGCAGGGCGCGGCGGTGCACCTGGCGCAGGGGATACTGGATCCGCAGCGGCTGGCGAGCCTGCTGCAAGACACGACGCGCGAACGTTGCCTGGCGATGGCGCAGGCGGCGCGTGGCGTGGGCAAGCGCGACGCCAACGAGGCGATCGCGCGCGAACTGGAACAATTGGCAGAAGCGGGCAGGGCATAG
- the ftsW gene encoding putative lipid II flippase FtsW, translating to MAFQIPFKFSGLASDATVDGRSKPSKMMDYDQPLVWVTLLLMLLGMVMVYSASIALPDSPKFRYLEDRNEYFLYRQAMYIIVSMVAAAVVFRIPIAVWQKYAPMLFIGTLVMLVLVLIPGLGVSVNGARRWLSLKVMNLQPSEIMKIAVVLYAADFTVRKQEYMHKLTKGFLPMMVAIGLVGALLLLEPDLGAFGVIVCIAMGILFLGGINIVWFGGIGALLVLIFSTIIALSPFRRARMFAYLDPWEEGNALDKAYQLTHSLIAFGRGEFFGVGLGASVEKLHYLPEAHTDFIMAVIGEELGLVGVLVVVAMFYWLVKRAFDIGRQAIALDQTFAGLAAKGIGIWIGVQTFINMGVNLGLLPTKGLTLPLMSFGGSGVMFNCIGLAILLRIDYENRVRMRGGRT from the coding sequence ATGGCCTTCCAGATTCCGTTCAAGTTCTCCGGCCTTGCCTCCGACGCCACCGTCGACGGCCGCAGCAAGCCGTCGAAGATGATGGACTACGACCAGCCGCTGGTCTGGGTCACCCTGCTCCTGATGCTGCTCGGGATGGTGATGGTGTATTCGGCCTCGATCGCGCTGCCCGACTCGCCCAAGTTCCGCTACTTGGAAGACCGCAACGAATACTTCCTGTACCGCCAGGCGATGTACATCATCGTCTCGATGGTCGCGGCCGCGGTGGTGTTCCGGATCCCGATCGCGGTGTGGCAGAAGTACGCGCCGATGCTGTTCATCGGCACCCTGGTCATGCTGGTGCTGGTGCTGATCCCGGGCCTGGGCGTGTCGGTCAACGGCGCGCGGCGCTGGCTGTCGCTGAAAGTGATGAACCTGCAGCCGTCCGAGATCATGAAGATCGCGGTGGTGCTGTACGCGGCCGACTTCACGGTGCGCAAGCAGGAATACATGCACAAGCTCACGAAAGGCTTCTTGCCGATGATGGTCGCGATCGGCCTGGTCGGCGCCTTGCTGCTGCTCGAGCCCGACCTCGGCGCCTTCGGCGTGATCGTCTGCATCGCCATGGGCATCCTGTTCCTGGGCGGGATCAATATCGTCTGGTTCGGCGGCATCGGCGCGCTGCTGGTGCTGATCTTCAGCACGATCATCGCGCTGTCGCCATTCCGCCGCGCGCGCATGTTCGCCTACCTCGACCCATGGGAAGAGGGCAATGCGCTGGACAAGGCATATCAGTTGACGCACTCCCTGATCGCCTTCGGACGCGGCGAATTCTTCGGCGTGGGCCTGGGCGCCTCGGTCGAGAAGCTGCACTACCTGCCGGAAGCGCACACCGACTTCATCATGGCCGTGATCGGCGAAGAGCTGGGCCTGGTCGGCGTGCTGGTGGTGGTGGCCATGTTCTACTGGCTGGTCAAGCGCGCCTTCGACATCGGCCGCCAGGCGATCGCCCTGGACCAGACCTTCGCCGGCCTGGCCGCGAAGGGCATCGGCATCTGGATCGGCGTGCAGACCTTCATCAATATGGGCGTGAACCTGGGCCTGTTGCCGACCAAGGGCCTGACCTTGCCCCTGATGAGCTTTGGCGGCTCGGGCGTCATGTTCAACTGCATCGGCCTGGCGATCCTGCTGCGGATCGACTACGAAAACCGGGTGCGCATGCGCGGAGGCCGCACATGA
- the murC gene encoding UDP-N-acetylmuramate--L-alanine ligase, which produces MKHKIKNIHFVGIGGSGMSGIAEVLHNLGYKVSGSDLGSNAATQRLAGLGVTVHLGHQAENVSGADVVVTSTAVNEANPEVVAARANKTPIVPRAIMLGELMRLKRGIAIAGTHGKTTTTSLVASVLAAGGLDPTFVIGGRLTAAGANAALGSGEYIVAEADESDASFLNLSPMIEVITNIDADHMDTYEHDFEKLKAAFVNFTHRMPFYGRAMLCIDDQHVRSILPQVTKPVTTYGFCEEAEVRALDAYAEGTQMHFTVRQEGYPDTKFVLNQPGMHNVLNACSAIAIAREIGIEDAATARGLLEFRGVGRRFTRYGEVPLAAGGSFTLVDDFGHHPVETEVTLAAARAAYPGRRLVLAFQPHRYSRTRDLFEDFVKVLVTPDVLLLAEVYPAGEAPIVAADGRALARALRTSGKLEPIFVEAIADMPAAILNVARDGDVVLTMGAGSISGVPNQLTNAKG; this is translated from the coding sequence ATGAAACACAAGATCAAGAACATACACTTCGTGGGCATCGGCGGCAGCGGCATGAGCGGCATCGCCGAGGTGCTGCACAATCTCGGCTATAAAGTGTCCGGCTCGGACCTCGGCAGCAATGCCGCCACCCAGCGCCTGGCCGGCCTGGGCGTCACCGTCCACCTCGGCCACCAGGCCGAGAACGTCAGTGGCGCCGACGTGGTCGTCACCTCGACCGCCGTCAACGAAGCCAACCCGGAAGTGGTCGCCGCCCGCGCCAACAAGACGCCGATCGTGCCGCGCGCGATCATGCTGGGCGAGTTGATGCGCCTGAAGCGCGGCATCGCGATCGCCGGCACCCATGGCAAGACCACCACCACCAGCCTGGTGGCGTCGGTGCTGGCCGCCGGCGGCCTGGACCCGACTTTCGTGATCGGCGGACGCCTGACGGCGGCCGGCGCCAACGCGGCCCTGGGCAGCGGCGAATACATCGTGGCCGAAGCCGACGAGTCGGATGCCTCGTTCCTGAACCTGTCGCCGATGATCGAAGTCATCACGAACATCGACGCCGACCACATGGACACCTACGAGCACGACTTCGAGAAACTGAAGGCCGCGTTCGTGAACTTCACCCACCGCATGCCGTTCTACGGCCGCGCGATGCTGTGCATCGACGACCAGCACGTGCGCTCGATCCTGCCGCAGGTGACCAAGCCGGTTACCACCTACGGCTTCTGCGAGGAAGCCGAAGTGCGCGCGCTGGACGCCTATGCCGAAGGCACGCAGATGCACTTCACGGTGCGCCAGGAAGGTTATCCGGACACGAAATTCGTGCTGAACCAGCCCGGCATGCACAATGTATTGAACGCCTGCTCGGCGATCGCGATCGCGCGCGAGATCGGCATCGAGGACGCCGCCACCGCGCGCGGCCTGCTGGAATTCCGCGGCGTCGGCCGCCGCTTCACTCGCTATGGCGAAGTGCCGCTGGCGGCCGGCGGCAGCTTCACCCTGGTCGACGATTTCGGTCACCACCCGGTCGAGACCGAGGTCACGCTGGCCGCCGCGCGCGCCGCCTACCCGGGCCGGCGCCTGGTGCTGGCCTTCCAGCCGCACCGCTACAGCCGCACGCGCGACCTGTTCGAAGACTTCGTCAAAGTGCTGGTCACGCCCGACGTGCTGCTGCTGGCCGAGGTCTATCCGGCCGGCGAGGCGCCGATCGTGGCCGCCGACGGCCGCGCGCTGGCGCGCGCGCTGCGTACCTCGGGCAAGCTCGAGCCGATTTTCGTGGAAGCGATCGCCGATATGCCGGCCGCCATCCTCAATGTGGCGCGCGACGGCGACGTCGTGCTGACCATGGGCGCCGGCTCGATCAGCGGCGTGCCGAACCAACTGACCAATGCAAAAGGCTAA